The genomic stretch AAAAAGACAACAtataaaataatttgaaaaaacCAAAATGAAATCAATCATACCATAATCAATCGAatgaaaatctggaaaataaAAGACGAAACATTAAAATACATGGGTAATGGCAAAAATCCAATCAAACACAAAACAAACTTAGTTGAAAAAAGAGAAGATGAACACAAACATATTTCCTTGGGATTAGCTGGTTTTGAAACATATCACCATTCACAATACTTCTTTAAAATTAATTTCACCTTCTTTTAAAGATTCAGTTGCGAAGCTTGAAAACGTAGATGCATATTTTATATGTCGTAGGGAAAAAAATATTGAGTCTATAAAAAGTTCACATATGTAACACCTTCAACGATTCTTCATCCAAACCCATAAAATCAAAAAGTATAAACAGAACCCTAAACATCAAAAAGTAAGACTCAAAATGAAAGATTCAACCAATCATTAAAgcagttaaaaagttaattttTGCCTTGCGACCATGAGTTAAATGCAAATGTAAAAGGAAGATCTCTATAAATCTATGTAAATCCAATAACTTTCGTAACCCAATATATATCTTTAAATACTTTAATTCATAGATCTTTGTAAGTTCTCCCAGAATCTTGTAGTCTTTGTTGAAGAAAAGTAAGATAGAAGAAATAAGAAGAGGAAGAGAGAGGCgttgaaaaagagaaaaagaagaagaagagaggCAGCGGACCagagaagaaagaagaagaggaagagaGAGGCAGCGAAAGAGAGAAGAAAGGAGAAGGGGAAGATAGAGGCAGTGGAAGAGAGAGAACATAAACTTGCATTTTTGGGAGGAAAGCATAAGAAAATTTTGAATTGGAGCTGAaattagaaaaagagaaaagaggAAAAGGAATTTCAATTGAACCATCTGACATCATCAATTGATCCAAACCTAGCAAGTAAAGGCACAATACAATAAACATGTAGTTGAAATTGAACAATATGACATCATTAGTTGTAAAAAGTCATTTTTAGATCAAAATTGCTCTCATTTCGATGAGGTGACAGATCCAGAGGAAAGGTAAAATTAGAGTTTTTCACAACatctaatttttttttattatagaTTCAGACAATTAAAGAGATGAAGAGAGAAAAATGTACATCACATATATAGTGATTTGATAATTCATCATTGTTATGCCTACTCTACTCTTTGATGATTTTCACCATCGGAAATGGTAACGTCTTCCACTATGATTAACGTTAAAGATACAAGTATTTTGGTAAAACTAATTATTATTAAACTGAGCACTAACAACTCAATGTTTTAGCTAACTCAGATCTAAAACAATAATTCTTCCTATTGATGCATATTACTCAATTGCTAACATTCAAGATCTTCAATGATCTTGATCAAACAAACTTGATAGACCCAATGACCTGCTTCAAGCTTCAATTATACAACCTCATTTACTCAGATCTGACGAAGACTTATCCGAGCGATTTATTCTATCAACGAATGAGGACAACTCCCAACCTTTTTTTGCGGCAACCTGTACTCGGATCCACCAAAGTCTTCCTTCGAGTATGAAGAAAAATCTTCTCTTTCCCGATAAACACCACTCAACAATGTGAATAAGAAACGATCTCTTATCCAGATACAAATAGTAAAATTTCACACAAAAAACATTAGATTCATGATGTATCTTAATCTATCTCACACTCAATCTTTACCGTTGAGAACCACAACAATGATTTCTTGATATAAGGTTGAAGATGATAAATAGTATCTAAAGGATCTCATACAACACAATTGTAAACTTCTCACACTCTTAATATTCTAAAAAGTTTTTCACAAGGTTGAATCTTGGAAATAGTATGTTTGTGAATGAAGAAATCTTTCCATGATTTCTCTCAAAAttctttttaaaaaaaagatTGAGTTCTTGATGAATTTTATCAATACACAAAATAGAAAAATTCAATAGATTTTCTCTTTTCTTGTGATAATCAAAATTGTATCACAAGAAGAATTGCCATATTCATGATAAGATTCTTATTAGGAATATCTTCACCTTTTAGACTTGTGCCACTATTTTGGAATATCTCCACTTCTTAGACTTTGCGACTATTTTGGACTTCTTTCTCAATGGGTCGCTGTTGGGTCAAAATCAAATATAAACACTTATTATTCCTACAACAAcattttaatattaaatattaaataatataaaTCTCTATCTGACcattataaaatattttattgtaTACTTTTAATGAAATTGTTTATTAAATAACCGCCCACTATATTGCCTCTATAACATAGCAAATTTTGAATAACTTCACTTGTTATTTTTCTGCAACACTCAACCCCTATAGCAATGTTGCTTAATGATATTTGAGCCTATTTCTTGAGATCAGAGATTGACAACACAGATAAAAGATATACAATTTTGAGCCACTGTAGACAAACTTTTGATTGATATCTTGTTATTAAGTAGAATCAACATATATGATTTACAAAATGATTATacaataataaaatataaaaatgCTTCAAGCTGTTCTCATTAAGTCACAAGATGGCCTAAATCTCTCATGCCAAATCATGAGAGGAACAAACTAATGACAAGTTCAGACATTTCAAAATAACCTCTGCTGGAGTTTGAATGGGAAAAGAGCATGGTCTTGTTGATGtgcaaattttcaagtgtgtgTGAATGAATAAGATAAGTTGTTAATCCCGCATACCGAGTTCAACCTCAAGTTCATCATCGTCTTCAAACAGCTTCAAAAGACGAGCATGCTGTTCTTCTCTCTTCTTCCTTTGCCAtaatttgaaaagaaaaacaCCAGATGCTATGACTGCTACCACACCAAGGATTACAAAAAGTATCTTGAGACCCGTAGAACCTTTGGAAGCATGTTCACTCACACCTTTATTTTCCTTTTTGTGATCTGATGGGTTGTTGTCGGCTAGGCCTTCAAGGAAACAAAATTTCTTGTAAAAAATCAAATAGTAAATAATTTCTAAACACAATGTTTTATAGTATATAATGTTACAAGGTAAAAATCTATTAAGGCAAAGACTTCTAAGTTGTTTACTTTAGTTTCAGAAGCTGCAAAACCGCTCCATAAGCAAGAAAAGCTTGCTTTGATAAGACTGTATCAGTTAGTGCAACTATTCTACTTTTTTAAAAGAACCTCGAGAAGCAAAATTAGTATGTGTTTATTTTGGCATCAACACACTCCAAAACGCTTGTTTCATCCATAGCTAATAGTTCTAGATTTCACCTTTACAAGTATTCGAATGTGTGCACCAGTACCAGAAAAACACTTGAAACAACTCGAATGGTAAACACTAGGATATTTTTATCTTCTTTCTATGGGCAAAACTTAGAAATCATCGAAGTACTTCTCATGCCGTTAACCTTCCCCATTAGACAAAATAAGAGCAACGCCCTCAGCAGCCACTAGATTTCAATATAGATTGTTACCAGTGTTGTCGTTGGTGGATGGCGGTGAGCCAAAATCCCGCCATACCGGCCGCTTTGCGGCGCCATTATAGCGGATTA from Lathyrus oleraceus cultivar Zhongwan6 chromosome 7, CAAS_Psat_ZW6_1.0, whole genome shotgun sequence encodes the following:
- the LOC127105945 gene encoding uncharacterized protein LOC127105945 gives rise to the protein MMQPRRSPRNPFLFALISLQLQFLSGLADNNPSDHKKENKGVSEHASKGSTGLKILFVILGVVAVIASGVFLFKLWQRKKREEQHARLLKLFEDDDELEVELGMRD